One genomic region from Methanomassiliicoccales archaeon encodes:
- a CDS encoding response regulator encodes MTEKNDDFLKRLRETFRVEANEHMSAISSGLFELEKIPDEGRRTEVIETIFREVHSLKGAARSVNLRDIEVICQPMEGAFAALKRGELSLVPAHLDLFHKVVDYLAQLVTSMDTGSTPQDRLSDKDLVRQLVDISKESGLGSGPETSGATAKVPPVEVLPKTPQEATTSSRLLEAKPSTADTVRIPISGLNPLLLQAEEMILVKMTLDQRTVELRDINQTMAKWKVESAKWKNTQSEPEMQERGGLHEWNGEYLSLLLDRISALTKAFEQDQRVLGQMVDDHLEATKKVLMLPVMSMMELFPRLVRDLSRDQGKETELVIRGAEIAIDKRILDELKDPLVHLVRNCIDHGIKNPNERSRLNKPPRGTITISFSVKDSHQIEMLVSDDGEGIDVEQVRAAAIRSGMISKEAAGKLSFRETIELVFQSGITTSSIITDLSGRGLGLAIVREKVEKLGGTVSMDTESGTGTTFHLLLPLSLTTFRGVLVRVNEDLLVLPTMNIERVLRVNKEEIGTVENRETVRLNETVLSVVKLVDVLQLPIHKDNHEASGNASPTVLKVTLIILLYGGKRIAFQVDEVLGEHQILVKSLGRQLSRVRNITGATVLGNGKVIPVLNVPDLMRAAVLPATMTRIEAAVEKEPVRKRRILVVEDSITTRMLIKNILEMAGYSVMTAVDGVDGFTQARSGEFDMIVSDIDMPRMNGFELTHKIRDDKKMGELPVVLVTALESREDRERGIEVGASAYIVKSNFDQSNLLEVVRKLI; translated from the coding sequence ATGACTGAGAAAAATGACGATTTCCTCAAACGGCTCCGGGAGACCTTTCGCGTTGAGGCGAACGAGCATATGAGCGCTATCAGCTCAGGGCTTTTCGAACTGGAGAAAATTCCTGATGAGGGTAGGCGCACGGAGGTCATAGAGACCATCTTTCGCGAGGTGCACAGTCTCAAGGGTGCGGCCCGTTCCGTGAACCTCAGGGACATCGAGGTCATCTGCCAGCCCATGGAGGGAGCATTCGCCGCGCTGAAACGAGGGGAGTTATCCCTAGTGCCGGCGCATTTGGACCTTTTCCATAAGGTCGTGGATTACCTGGCGCAGCTTGTCACCTCCATGGATACGGGATCGACCCCGCAGGACCGATTGAGCGACAAGGATCTGGTCAGGCAACTTGTTGACATATCAAAAGAGAGCGGATTAGGTAGCGGACCGGAAACGTCCGGAGCCACTGCAAAAGTGCCGCCCGTGGAGGTTTTACCCAAAACTCCGCAAGAGGCAACGACCTCATCCCGACTGTTAGAGGCGAAGCCAAGCACTGCGGACACCGTGAGGATACCCATTTCCGGGCTGAACCCCCTCCTGCTCCAGGCCGAGGAGATGATTCTGGTCAAGATGACTCTAGACCAGCGGACCGTGGAATTGAGGGATATCAACCAAACAATGGCCAAATGGAAGGTAGAATCGGCGAAATGGAAGAACACACAGTCCGAACCAGAAATGCAAGAGAGGGGCGGCTTGCATGAGTGGAACGGGGAATACCTGAGTCTGCTCCTGGACCGGATATCCGCTTTGACTAAGGCTTTTGAACAGGATCAGCGAGTTCTAGGCCAGATGGTCGACGATCATTTGGAAGCGACGAAGAAGGTCCTAATGCTCCCGGTCATGTCCATGATGGAATTGTTTCCTAGGCTAGTCCGCGATTTGTCGCGCGACCAGGGCAAGGAGACAGAATTGGTAATTCGCGGTGCAGAGATTGCGATTGATAAACGGATACTAGACGAGCTTAAAGATCCGCTCGTCCATCTCGTGCGCAACTGTATCGACCACGGTATAAAAAATCCAAATGAACGATCGCGCCTGAATAAACCGCCCCGTGGAACGATCACAATAAGTTTCAGTGTGAAGGACAGCCACCAGATCGAGATGCTAGTATCCGATGATGGCGAAGGCATCGATGTTGAACAGGTGCGGGCGGCGGCGATCAGGTCTGGAATGATTTCGAAAGAGGCTGCCGGCAAACTCAGTTTTAGGGAGACCATCGAGCTCGTATTTCAATCGGGAATCACCACTAGTTCCATTATTACGGACCTTTCAGGGCGCGGCTTAGGGTTGGCTATCGTGCGCGAGAAAGTAGAAAAGCTCGGAGGAACCGTATCTATGGACACTGAAAGTGGCACTGGTACGACATTCCACCTTCTTCTGCCGCTTTCCCTCACGACGTTCAGAGGCGTCCTTGTGCGTGTGAATGAAGATTTATTAGTGTTGCCCACCATGAATATTGAACGCGTCCTCCGGGTAAACAAGGAGGAGATCGGGACGGTGGAAAACCGGGAGACGGTCCGGCTGAATGAGACGGTACTCTCGGTTGTGAAGCTGGTCGACGTGCTGCAATTGCCTATCCACAAGGACAATCATGAAGCTTCCGGCAACGCAAGCCCGACCGTTTTGAAGGTCACACTGATCATCCTCTTGTACGGCGGAAAGCGCATCGCCTTCCAGGTAGATGAGGTACTGGGCGAACACCAAATCCTCGTGAAGAGTTTGGGAAGACAACTCAGCCGCGTGCGCAACATAACCGGCGCTACTGTCCTAGGCAATGGCAAGGTTATCCCCGTGCTCAATGTTCCCGACCTGATGAGAGCGGCAGTGCTCCCGGCCACGATGACCAGGATAGAGGCTGCGGTGGAAAAGGAACCAGTACGAAAAAGAAGAATCCTTGTTGTGGAAGATTCGATCACGACGCGCATGCTTATCAAAAACATCCTAGAAATGGCTGGTTATAGCGTAATGACAGCCGTGGATGGCGTGGACGGCTTCACCCAAGCTCGCAGCGGAGAATTCGATATGATAGTATCTGATATAGACATGCCCCGGATGAACGGCTTCGAGCTTACCCACAAGATTCGGGACGATAAGAAAATGGGTGAGTTGCCGGTGGTGCTGGTGACAGCTCTCGAATCTCGCGAGGACCGCGAGCGTGGTATCGAGGTCGGTGCCTCCGCATACATCGTCAAGAGCAACTTCGACCAGAGCAATTTGCTGGAAGTGGTACGCAAACTTATTTGA
- the cheB gene encoding chemotaxis-specific protein-glutamate methyltransferase CheB, whose product MIKVVIVEDSPVAQEYLIYLFTSDPSVKVVGVARNGLEAIEVVRRERPDVITMDIHMPIMDGFEATRRIMETVPTPIVIVSASSGTKEVGATFKAIEAGALAFVRRPPGSDHQEFDAAAKELVQTVKLMSEVKVVKRLPRRITAEKSPPVPLAPLSRDLPEIELIAIGASTGGPLALQEILSILPQDLPVPVLIVQHIASGFKEGLVSWLTETSHFPLSIASHGEYLIPGHGYIAPDNHHMGVGDGMRIVLSNHAPENGMRPAVAYLFRTVAEVMDSHAAGVLLTGMGKDGAEELKTMKDRGSVTIAQDEASSVVFGMPGEAIRLDAAVYILPPEGIGKILATLVKGSKGVPP is encoded by the coding sequence ATGATTAAAGTGGTCATAGTTGAAGACTCACCAGTGGCACAGGAGTACTTGATATACCTGTTCACATCCGATCCATCCGTCAAGGTTGTCGGCGTCGCCAGGAACGGTTTGGAAGCCATCGAAGTAGTCAGGCGGGAGCGTCCGGATGTCATCACAATGGATATCCACATGCCCATCATGGATGGTTTCGAGGCGACTCGCCGGATCATGGAGACCGTGCCAACGCCTATTGTCATAGTGAGTGCGAGCTCCGGAACCAAGGAGGTTGGCGCGACATTCAAGGCTATCGAAGCGGGGGCTCTAGCATTTGTCCGTCGTCCGCCGGGCAGCGATCACCAGGAGTTCGATGCAGCCGCTAAGGAATTAGTGCAGACCGTTAAACTGATGTCCGAGGTCAAGGTGGTAAAACGTCTTCCCCGCAGGATAACCGCGGAAAAATCGCCCCCAGTACCGTTGGCGCCTTTATCACGGGATCTGCCAGAGATCGAATTGATCGCTATCGGCGCATCTACTGGTGGTCCTCTTGCATTACAAGAGATTCTATCGATTCTGCCGCAGGATCTGCCTGTCCCAGTCCTCATCGTCCAGCACATCGCGTCAGGGTTCAAGGAGGGTCTCGTAAGTTGGCTCACAGAGACGTCCCATTTTCCGTTGAGCATTGCGTCTCATGGCGAGTATCTGATACCAGGTCACGGTTACATCGCACCTGACAACCATCATATGGGGGTGGGTGATGGTATGAGAATCGTCCTGAGCAATCATGCGCCAGAGAATGGTATGAGGCCGGCGGTCGCCTATCTCTTTCGCACGGTGGCGGAGGTCATGGATTCGCACGCCGCGGGCGTACTGCTGACGGGAATGGGGAAAGATGGAGCGGAGGAATTGAAAACAATGAAGGACAGAGGTTCTGTCACCATCGCTCAGGATGAGGCAAGCTCCGTCGTGTTCGGTATGCCCGGCGAGGCAATCAGGCTCGATGCGGCAGTCTATATTCTTCCGCCTGAAGGCATTGGGAAAATCCTCGCCACTCTGGTGAAAGGATCAAAGGGCGTGCCTCCATGA